The following are encoded together in the Thermus islandicus DSM 21543 genome:
- a CDS encoding MFS transporter, with translation MAHVRFFLGAFLSLFLVGVVVALPGAALPHWRARYGAEGEVGLFYALTLLGLLLGIHLGQGERRHPLFPLALLLLALALPLMARMPTFAGVVALAFLLGLGEGVLNVHGNSLVGELFPERRVEAVNRVNVGFGLGAVFTPLALTLLPYDLFLALAGLLALLAALLVWKAPAVQSPPRGKARGLLPFLLTVALYTGLEGALATWNRVWLEALGHAVGVGGVLLSLYWLFLALGRLLLANRVAKHPLSALRALLLGVFFLLLFNLFPPTALLFPLVGFLLGPLFSTLFALVQARFGHRALGELLYAGAAGSTLVPALFALLPPEGIPLGLLGLALALFLLVRGLEAKAYA, from the coding sequence ATGGCGCACGTGCGCTTTTTTCTGGGCGCCTTCCTCTCCCTCTTTCTGGTGGGCGTGGTGGTGGCCCTCCCCGGGGCGGCCCTCCCCCACTGGCGGGCCCGCTACGGGGCGGAGGGGGAGGTGGGGCTCTTTTACGCCCTCACCCTCCTGGGCCTCCTCTTGGGCATCCACCTGGGCCAGGGGGAGAGGCGCCACCCCCTTTTCCCCTTGGCCCTCCTCCTCCTGGCCCTGGCCCTCCCCCTTATGGCCCGGATGCCCACCTTCGCCGGGGTGGTGGCCCTGGCCTTCCTCCTGGGGCTTGGGGAAGGGGTGTTGAACGTGCACGGCAACAGCTTGGTGGGGGAGCTCTTCCCCGAGCGGCGGGTGGAGGCGGTCAACCGGGTGAACGTGGGCTTCGGCCTAGGAGCGGTCTTCACCCCCTTGGCCCTCACCCTCCTTCCCTACGACCTCTTCCTCGCCCTGGCCGGCCTCCTCGCCCTCCTGGCAGCCCTTCTGGTCTGGAAGGCCCCCGCGGTGCAAAGCCCTCCCCGGGGCAAGGCTCGGGGGCTTCTCCCCTTCCTTCTGACCGTGGCCCTGTACACGGGCCTGGAAGGGGCCCTGGCCACCTGGAACCGGGTCTGGCTCGAGGCCTTAGGCCACGCCGTGGGCGTGGGCGGGGTGCTCCTCTCCCTCTACTGGCTCTTCCTGGCCCTGGGGAGGCTCCTTCTGGCCAACCGGGTGGCGAAGCACCCCCTAAGCGCCCTCCGCGCCCTCCTCCTCGGGGTTTTTTTCCTCCTCCTCTTCAACCTCTTCCCCCCCACGGCCCTCCTCTTTCCCCTCGTGGGCTTTCTCCTCGGGCCTCTCTTCTCCACCCTCTTCGCCTTGGTCCAGGCCCGCTTCGGCCACCGGGCCCTGGGGGAGCTCCTCTACGCGGGGGCGGCGGGGAGCACCCTCGTTCCCGCCCTCTTCGCCCTCCTCCCCCCGGAGGGGATCCCTTTAGGGCTTTTGGGCCTCGCCCTGGCCCTCTTCCTGCTGGTGCGGGGTCTGGAGGCGAAGGCCTATGCTTAA
- a CDS encoding enolase C-terminal domain-like protein, whose amino-acid sequence MPVLKEIRLRPFRIPLKAPLRWGKASELATLEHALLEVELSDGSLGRAEVAIRPTIYGETLGSVRAGLEYLRPRLLGLEADDQEGIRAVLEAFPYNFGLKGALDLALWEAWARSEGEELYQVLRPAKHRVRVAYLLGMASEEEMLEDARRAYEAGVRVFKVKVGRDLEGDLRKLARLKEAFPDVGFYADANETLSPKEAEGYLQAWKEADLLYVEEPLPIEEVGARRELREKKILPLIADDSAMTLKDLRRELELDTFDVLNLKPARTGVTWTLEMLALARERGKKAMVGSQAQSSFGAYQSALLAFQQGVTEPCELAFHLKAEGGFLPFPALREGWLYWEDLVEARFDEEAFARYALKEA is encoded by the coding sequence ATGCCGGTCCTCAAGGAGATCCGCCTAAGGCCCTTCCGCATCCCCTTAAAGGCTCCCCTGCGCTGGGGGAAGGCCTCGGAGCTGGCCACCCTGGAGCACGCCCTTTTGGAGGTGGAGCTCTCCGACGGCTCCTTGGGCCGGGCCGAGGTGGCCATCCGGCCCACCATCTACGGGGAGACCCTGGGGAGCGTGCGGGCGGGCCTCGAGTACCTGAGGCCAAGGCTTTTGGGCCTCGAGGCCGACGACCAGGAGGGGATCCGGGCTGTCCTCGAGGCCTTCCCCTACAACTTTGGCCTCAAGGGCGCCCTGGACCTCGCCCTCTGGGAGGCCTGGGCGAGGAGCGAGGGGGAGGAGCTCTACCAGGTCCTAAGGCCCGCCAAGCACCGGGTGCGGGTGGCCTACCTCCTGGGCATGGCCTCGGAGGAGGAGATGCTGGAGGACGCCCGCAGGGCCTACGAGGCGGGGGTTAGGGTCTTCAAGGTGAAGGTGGGGCGGGACCTGGAGGGGGACCTCCGGAAGCTGGCCCGCCTCAAGGAGGCTTTTCCCGACGTGGGCTTCTACGCCGACGCCAACGAGACCCTCTCCCCCAAGGAGGCCGAGGGCTACCTCCAGGCCTGGAAGGAGGCAGACCTCCTTTACGTGGAGGAGCCCCTGCCCATAGAGGAGGTGGGGGCGAGGAGGGAGCTCAGGGAGAAGAAGATTCTCCCCCTCATCGCCGACGACTCGGCCATGACCCTGAAGGACCTCAGGCGCGAGCTAGAGCTGGACACCTTTGACGTCTTAAACCTCAAGCCCGCCCGCACCGGGGTCACCTGGACCCTGGAGATGCTGGCCCTCGCCCGGGAGCGGGGCAAAAAGGCCATGGTGGGAAGCCAAGCCCAAAGCTCCTTTGGGGCCTACCAGTCCGCCCTCCTCGCCTTCCAGCAGGGGGTAACGGAGCCTTGCGAGCTCGCCTTCCACCTGAAGGCCGAGGGGGGCTTCCTCCCCTTCCCCGCCCTCCGGGAGGGGTGGCTCTACTGGGAGGACCTGGTGGAGGCCCGCTTTGACGAGGAGGCCTTCGCCCGCTACGCCCTAAAGGAGGCCTAG
- a CDS encoding CinA family nicotinamide mononucleotide deamidase-related protein, whose product MERAEILGVGTELIYGETLDTNTQEIARSLEPYALKVERTLRVVDEVSPLAREVGEAWERARLLVLSGGLGPTPDDVTREAVALALGEPLELDEAVLSQIEAFFRTRGRPMPGANRKQALKIPSATWLPNPRGTAPGWWVRKDGKDLVLLPGPPTEWRPMWQEVLPKLALPPRAYAKRVLKTWGIGESEIVERLGELFLRGEEVEVGTYAKPHGVEVVVRGREDRVAELSERIKRKLLKEVWGEGEITLAEAVKRRLELEGATLSTMESLTGGLLGAEITRVPGASRFYLGGVVSYSLGAKARFGVPEELLAKTVSAETARAMAEAARALFGSTYALSTTGVAGPDPLEGEPVGTVYVALAGPGGVETRRYRFPGDREAVRLRSVYAALALLLT is encoded by the coding sequence ATGGAGCGGGCGGAGATCCTCGGCGTAGGCACCGAGCTCATCTACGGGGAGACCCTGGACACCAACACCCAGGAGATCGCGCGGAGCCTCGAGCCCTACGCCCTCAAGGTGGAGCGGACCCTAAGGGTGGTGGACGAGGTCTCCCCCCTGGCCCGGGAGGTGGGGGAGGCCTGGGAGAGGGCCCGGCTCCTCGTCCTCTCCGGGGGCCTCGGCCCCACCCCGGACGACGTAACCCGGGAGGCGGTGGCCCTGGCCCTGGGGGAGCCCTTGGAACTGGACGAGGCCGTGCTCTCCCAGATTGAGGCCTTCTTCCGCACCCGGGGTCGCCCCATGCCCGGGGCCAACCGGAAGCAGGCCCTCAAGATCCCCTCCGCCACCTGGCTTCCGAACCCCAGGGGCACCGCCCCCGGCTGGTGGGTGCGCAAGGACGGCAAGGACCTCGTCCTCCTGCCGGGGCCGCCCACCGAGTGGCGGCCCATGTGGCAAGAGGTGCTCCCGAAGCTCGCCCTGCCCCCAAGGGCCTACGCCAAGCGGGTCCTGAAGACCTGGGGCATAGGGGAGTCGGAGATCGTGGAGCGCCTGGGGGAGCTCTTCCTCCGGGGCGAGGAGGTGGAGGTGGGCACCTACGCCAAGCCCCACGGGGTAGAGGTGGTGGTGCGGGGCCGGGAGGACCGGGTGGCCGAGCTTTCGGAAAGGATCAAGAGGAAGCTCCTGAAGGAGGTGTGGGGCGAAGGGGAGATCACCCTCGCCGAGGCGGTGAAGCGGCGCCTGGAGCTGGAGGGGGCCACCCTTTCCACCATGGAGAGCCTCACCGGGGGGCTTTTGGGCGCAGAGATCACCCGCGTTCCCGGGGCGAGCCGCTTTTACCTGGGGGGCGTGGTATCCTATTCCCTAGGGGCCAAGGCCCGCTTCGGTGTGCCGGAGGAGCTCCTCGCCAAGACGGTCTCCGCGGAGACGGCTAGGGCCATGGCGGAGGCCGCCCGGGCGCTTTTCGGATCCACCTACGCCCTCTCCACCACGGGGGTGGCGGGGCCGGACCCCCTGGAAGGGGAGCCCGTGGGCACGGTGTACGTGGCCCTGGCGGGTCCCGGGGGCGTGGAGACCAGGCGGTACCGCTTCCCCGGGGACCGGGAGGCGGTAAGGCTCAGGAGCGTCTACGCCGCCTTGGCCCTCTTGCTGACATGA
- the rny gene encoding ribonuclease Y, whose amino-acid sequence MAIDLAFVLVLLLSLLLVLLGGFLLRRKREDREAKEVLEAAREEAREILEAARKEARALREEAENRAHALRQELEREVRSRAEALEAEARRRLQEAEERLRTEREELRAERERLKTLQEELRSERERLKEEREELRKEAERLSKRGEALDARALKLDALEEALARREEGLKAREAELAEREKEVERRLYQVAGLSPEEARRLILERLDRELEEEKAQRVRAALERVRLEAKREAQKILAQAMQRQASETAAQLAVSVVPLPTDAMKGRIIGREGRNIRTFEALTGVDLIIDDTPEAVLLSSFNPIRREIARMALEELLKDGRIHPSRIEEVVEKAKQEMKTFIYERGEEAALEAGVVGLKPGLIQLLGRLHFRSSYGQNVLKHSVQVAHLTGIMAAELGLDAGLARRAGLLHDIGKSVDREVEGSHVEIGIALARRFGEPQEVVDAIAHHHDPENAETVYAVLVAAADALSAARPGARRESLEEYLQRLEALERIALSFPGVETAFAVQAGREVRVIVRPERITDAQATLLAREIAGRIEREMNYPGQVQVTVVRETRAVEYAR is encoded by the coding sequence ATGGCCATAGACCTGGCGTTTGTCCTCGTGCTCCTGCTTTCCCTCCTCCTCGTCCTCCTGGGGGGTTTTCTCCTGAGGCGCAAGAGGGAGGACCGGGAGGCCAAGGAGGTCCTCGAGGCCGCCCGGGAGGAGGCCAGGGAGATCCTGGAGGCCGCCCGCAAGGAGGCCAGGGCCCTCCGGGAGGAGGCCGAGAACCGGGCCCACGCCCTTCGCCAGGAGCTGGAACGGGAGGTGCGTTCCCGCGCCGAGGCCCTGGAGGCCGAGGCCAGGAGGCGCCTTCAGGAGGCCGAGGAGCGGCTTAGGACCGAGCGGGAAGAGCTTAGAGCGGAGAGGGAGCGGCTCAAGACCCTCCAGGAGGAGCTTAGATCGGAGCGGGAGCGCCTCAAGGAGGAGCGGGAGGAGCTTCGCAAAGAGGCGGAAAGGCTTTCCAAAAGGGGGGAGGCCCTGGACGCCCGGGCCCTCAAGCTGGACGCCCTGGAGGAGGCCTTGGCCCGGCGGGAGGAGGGGCTGAAGGCCCGGGAGGCCGAGCTCGCCGAACGGGAGAAGGAGGTAGAGCGGCGGCTTTACCAGGTGGCGGGCCTCTCCCCCGAGGAGGCCAGGAGGCTCATCCTGGAGAGGCTGGACCGGGAGCTGGAGGAGGAGAAGGCCCAGCGGGTGCGGGCCGCCCTGGAACGGGTGCGCCTGGAGGCCAAAAGGGAGGCCCAGAAGATCCTGGCCCAGGCCATGCAGCGCCAGGCCTCCGAGACCGCAGCCCAGCTCGCCGTCTCCGTGGTGCCCCTGCCCACGGACGCCATGAAGGGGCGGATCATCGGCCGGGAAGGGCGGAACATCCGCACCTTTGAGGCCTTGACGGGGGTGGACCTCATCATTGACGACACCCCGGAGGCCGTCCTCCTTTCCTCCTTCAACCCCATCCGCCGGGAGATCGCCCGCATGGCCCTAGAGGAGCTACTGAAGGACGGACGCATCCACCCGAGCCGCATTGAGGAGGTGGTGGAGAAGGCCAAGCAGGAGATGAAGACCTTCATCTACGAAAGAGGGGAGGAGGCGGCCCTCGAGGCCGGGGTGGTGGGCCTGAAGCCCGGCCTCATCCAGCTTTTGGGCCGGCTCCACTTCCGCTCCAGCTACGGCCAGAACGTCCTGAAGCACTCCGTTCAGGTGGCCCACCTTACGGGGATCATGGCGGCGGAGCTGGGCCTGGACGCGGGGCTTGCCCGCAGGGCAGGCCTCCTCCACGACATCGGCAAGAGCGTGGACCGGGAGGTGGAGGGCAGCCACGTGGAGATCGGCATCGCCCTGGCCCGGCGCTTTGGGGAGCCCCAGGAGGTGGTGGACGCCATCGCCCACCACCACGACCCCGAGAACGCCGAGACCGTCTACGCGGTGTTGGTGGCCGCGGCCGACGCCCTCTCGGCGGCGAGGCCCGGGGCGAGGCGGGAGAGCCTGGAGGAGTACCTCCAGCGCTTGGAGGCCCTGGAGCGCATCGCCCTTTCCTTCCCCGGGGTGGAGACGGCCTTCGCCGTGCAGGCGGGCCGGGAGGTCCGGGTCATCGTCAGGCCGGAGAGGATCACCGATGCCCAGGCCACCCTCCTCGCCCGGGAGATCGCGGGCCGCATAGAGCGGGAGATGAACTACCCCGGCCAGGTGCAGGTGACCGTGGTGCGGGAGACCCGGGCGGTGGAGTACGCCCGTTAA
- the thpR gene encoding RNA 2',3'-cyclic phosphodiesterase produces MRLFYAIFLPEDVQRALAAAQERVSRYRGWKEVPPHQLHLTLLFLGERPEKDLEDLIALGHRLGRQVPPFAATLKGTGYFPNEGTPRVWFAKAEGEGLALLAGALRSGVVEALGEEALKAEGERAFKPHITLARRKAPAPRVPPLVFGLTWPVEAFALVRSELRPRGPVYTILERFPLRGEHGREQEEGPGERAQDH; encoded by the coding sequence ATGAGGCTCTTCTACGCCATCTTTCTACCGGAAGACGTCCAGCGGGCCCTGGCGGCGGCCCAGGAAAGGGTTTCCCGCTACAGGGGCTGGAAAGAGGTGCCCCCCCACCAGCTCCACCTGACCCTCCTCTTCCTGGGGGAAAGGCCTGAAAAGGACCTGGAGGACCTCATCGCCCTGGGCCACCGCCTGGGGCGGCAGGTGCCCCCCTTCGCCGCCACCCTTAAGGGCACGGGGTACTTCCCCAACGAGGGCACCCCCAGGGTCTGGTTTGCCAAGGCCGAGGGCGAGGGCTTGGCCCTCCTGGCCGGGGCCTTGCGAAGCGGGGTGGTGGAGGCCTTAGGGGAGGAGGCGCTGAAGGCCGAGGGGGAGCGGGCCTTCAAGCCCCACATCACCCTGGCCCGGCGCAAGGCGCCGGCGCCCCGGGTCCCCCCCCTGGTCTTCGGCCTCACCTGGCCCGTGGAGGCCTTTGCCCTCGTGCGCTCGGAGCTGAGGCCCAGAGGGCCCGTCTACACCATTCTGGAGAGGTTTCCCTTGAGAGGTGAACATGGACGAGAACAAGAGGAAGGCCCTGGAGAACGCGCTCAAGACCATTGA
- a CDS encoding rod shape-determining protein, with translation MLRGEDIGIDLGTASVLIYVRGKGIVLREPSVIAVVQGKREVKAVGAEAYRMLGRTPGNIVAVRPLKDGVIADYALTERMLLLFLQKVLSPMSRFFKPRVMVGVPSGVTDVERRAVVQAVSALAQKVYLIEEPLAAAIGAGIHVAEPTGSMVVDIGGGSTDIAVISLGGIVRSESLRIAGNEMDQAIIRYVRQKYNLLIGERTAEELKIQLGRAKVLPGEEKEVAEVRGRDLLTGLPRTAEIPAEDVAEALKEPLDKIFQGVKGVLETTPPELAADIYERGILLTGGGALLKNLDLALQEATGVPVVVAENPIEAVALGTGKALEMLHVLEDTILSSDDVLKR, from the coding sequence ATGCTTAGGGGCGAGGACATCGGGATTGACCTGGGGACGGCCAGCGTCCTCATCTACGTGCGGGGTAAGGGGATCGTCCTGCGGGAACCCTCCGTGATCGCGGTGGTGCAGGGCAAAAGGGAGGTGAAGGCGGTGGGGGCGGAGGCCTACCGCATGCTGGGCCGCACCCCGGGGAACATCGTGGCCGTGCGGCCCCTCAAGGACGGGGTCATCGCTGACTACGCCCTTACCGAGCGCATGCTCCTCCTCTTTCTCCAGAAGGTGCTCTCCCCCATGAGCCGCTTCTTCAAGCCCCGGGTCATGGTGGGGGTGCCCTCTGGGGTCACGGACGTGGAGCGGCGGGCGGTGGTGCAGGCGGTCTCCGCCCTGGCCCAGAAGGTCTACCTCATTGAGGAGCCCCTGGCGGCGGCCATCGGGGCGGGCATTCACGTGGCCGAGCCCACGGGGAGCATGGTGGTGGACATCGGGGGCGGCTCCACGGACATCGCCGTCATCTCCTTAGGGGGCATCGTCCGCTCGGAAAGCCTAAGGATCGCCGGCAACGAGATGGACCAGGCCATCATCCGCTACGTGCGGCAGAAGTACAACCTCCTCATCGGCGAGCGCACCGCCGAGGAGCTCAAGATCCAGCTTGGCCGGGCCAAGGTCCTCCCTGGGGAGGAGAAGGAGGTGGCCGAGGTGCGGGGCCGGGACCTCCTCACCGGCCTCCCCCGCACCGCAGAGATCCCGGCGGAGGACGTGGCCGAGGCCCTGAAAGAGCCCCTGGACAAGATCTTCCAGGGGGTAAAGGGGGTGCTGGAGACCACTCCCCCGGAGCTGGCCGCGGACATCTACGAACGGGGCATCCTCCTTACCGGGGGTGGGGCGCTCCTCAAGAACCTGGACCTCGCCCTGCAGGAGGCCACCGGGGTCCCGGTGGTGGTGGCGGAGAACCCCATTGAGGCCGTGGCCCTGGGCACGGGCAAGGCCCTGGAGATGCTCCACGTCCTGGAGGACACCATCCTGTCCTCGGACGATGTCCTGAAGAGGTGA
- a CDS encoding glycine cleavage system protein T: protein MDPLLAKALSGEGFFAFPGLLLLRGPDAFSFLQGQCTRDLRRLSGPAGALFLNHKGQIEEAATLFPHPEGFLLAPWGTLAGLRNRLRRYLVFDQVELVELPLFRLLHTDGREEVTEGAEGALPPELYPLYALLRGQPLLEDVRGELPQSVGLLHLVDYGKGCYVGQEIMARTEGKEVHYRLVGLRALEGGASGELFLEGRRVGEAKRLLETPFGVLGLAVVRKEVPFGAVVEGGGGRYRVESLPFPEAAWSGRRSSA from the coding sequence ATGGACCCCCTTTTGGCCAAGGCCCTCTCGGGCGAGGGCTTTTTCGCCTTTCCCGGCCTTCTCCTCCTCAGGGGCCCCGACGCCTTCTCCTTCCTCCAGGGCCAGTGCACCCGCGACCTGAGGCGGCTTTCCGGGCCCGCGGGGGCCCTCTTCCTGAACCACAAGGGACAGATTGAGGAGGCGGCCACCCTCTTCCCCCACCCCGAGGGCTTCCTCCTCGCCCCCTGGGGGACGCTTGCGGGGCTAAGGAACCGGCTCAGGCGCTACCTCGTTTTTGACCAGGTGGAGCTTGTGGAGCTTCCCCTCTTCCGCCTCCTCCACACGGACGGCCGGGAGGAGGTGACGGAGGGGGCCGAAGGGGCCCTCCCTCCCGAGCTTTACCCCCTCTACGCCCTCCTCCGGGGCCAACCCCTGCTGGAGGACGTCCGGGGGGAGCTTCCCCAGAGCGTGGGCCTCCTCCACCTGGTGGACTACGGCAAGGGGTGCTACGTGGGCCAGGAGATCATGGCCAGGACCGAGGGGAAGGAGGTGCACTACCGCCTTGTGGGCCTCCGGGCCCTGGAGGGGGGGGCTTCCGGGGAGCTCTTCCTGGAGGGCAGGCGGGTGGGGGAGGCGAAGCGCCTCTTGGAGACCCCCTTCGGGGTCCTAGGCCTCGCCGTGGTGCGGAAGGAGGTGCCCTTCGGGGCCGTGGTGGAGGGGGGCGGGGGGCGGTATCGGGTGGAGTCCCTGCCTTTTCCGGAGGCAGCATGGAGCGGGCGGAGATCCTCGGCGTAG
- a CDS encoding HAD family hydrolase, with protein sequence MLKALLFDLDGTLADTDPLHLLAWREALKPYGLEVDREFYGKRISGRLNPEIVQDLLGLEGEEARRLIETKEARFRELAQELKPTPGLLDLLERAKRKGLTWGVVTNAPKENARHVLKALGLKPPLLVLAEEVGRGKPDPLPYRVALERLGLAPEEALAFEDSPSGVRSAVGAGIRTYGLLTGHGAEALLQAGAAGVLRDFREALGLL encoded by the coding sequence ATGCTTAAGGCCCTGCTCTTTGACCTGGACGGCACCCTGGCGGACACCGACCCCCTGCACCTCCTCGCCTGGCGGGAAGCGCTCAAGCCCTACGGCCTCGAGGTGGACCGGGAGTTCTACGGGAAGCGCATCTCGGGCAGGCTCAACCCCGAGATCGTCCAGGACCTCTTGGGCCTGGAGGGGGAGGAGGCGAGGCGGCTCATAGAGACCAAGGAGGCCCGCTTCCGGGAGCTTGCCCAAGAGCTCAAGCCCACCCCGGGCCTCCTTGACCTTCTGGAAAGGGCCAAGCGGAAGGGGCTCACCTGGGGAGTGGTGACCAACGCCCCCAAGGAGAACGCCCGCCACGTGCTGAAGGCCCTGGGCCTAAAGCCTCCCCTCCTCGTCCTCGCCGAGGAGGTAGGCCGGGGGAAGCCCGACCCCCTGCCCTACCGGGTGGCCCTGGAGCGCCTGGGGCTGGCCCCGGAGGAGGCCCTGGCCTTTGAGGACTCCCCCTCGGGGGTGAGGAGCGCCGTGGGGGCGGGGATCCGCACCTATGGCCTCCTCACGGGACACGGGGCAGAGGCCCTCCTCCAGGCGGGGGCCGCGGGCGTCCTCCGGGACTTCCGGGAGGCCCTAGGCCTCCTTTAG
- the fabZ gene encoding 3-hydroxyacyl-ACP dehydratase FabZ: MEIGEILKFLPHRYPFLLVDRVLEADAKRFRALKNVTFNEPHFQGHFPGYPIMPGVLILEAMAQAAVGTLAQQPGLTPGRLVFLVGVEEARFKKPVVPGDTLILEGELLFFRRGLGKVAARALVGEEERASATLSFAVQGG; encoded by the coding sequence TTGGAGATCGGGGAGATCCTCAAGTTCCTTCCCCACCGCTACCCCTTCCTCCTGGTGGACCGGGTCTTGGAGGCGGACGCCAAGCGCTTCCGGGCCCTGAAAAACGTCACCTTCAACGAGCCCCACTTCCAGGGGCACTTTCCCGGCTACCCCATCATGCCGGGGGTCCTGATCCTCGAGGCCATGGCCCAAGCGGCGGTGGGCACCCTGGCCCAGCAGCCCGGGCTCACCCCGGGGAGGCTGGTCTTCCTGGTGGGGGTGGAGGAGGCCCGCTTCAAAAAGCCGGTGGTTCCCGGGGACACCCTGATCCTCGAGGGGGAGCTCCTCTTCTTCCGCAGGGGATTGGGCAAGGTGGCGGCGCGGGCCCTGGTGGGGGAGGAGGAACGGGCGAGCGCCACCTTGAGCTTCGCCGTGCAGGGGGGGTGA
- the recA gene encoding recombinase RecA gives MDENKRKALENALKTIEKEFGKGAVMRLGEMPKLQVDVIPTGSLGLDLALGIGGIPRGRIVEIYGPESGGKTTLALTILAQAQKQGGVAAFVDAEHALDPIYAQKLGVKVEDLLVSQPDTGEQALEIVELLARSGAVDVIVVDSVAALVPKAEIEGDMGDQHVGLQARLMSQALRKLTAVLFKSNTAAIFINQVREKVGVMYGNPETTPGGRALKFYSSVRLDVRKSGQPIKVGNEAVGIKVKVKVVKNKLAPPFREAELEIYFGRGLDPVMDLVNVAVAAGVIEKAGSWFSYGEHRLGQGKEKAADYLKERPELLEEIRARVLERAGEVVLVASEEEGE, from the coding sequence ATGGACGAGAACAAGAGGAAGGCCCTGGAGAACGCGCTCAAGACCATTGAGAAGGAGTTCGGCAAGGGCGCGGTGATGCGCCTGGGGGAGATGCCCAAGCTCCAGGTGGACGTGATCCCCACGGGTTCCCTGGGCCTGGATCTGGCCCTGGGCATCGGGGGGATTCCCCGGGGGCGGATCGTGGAGATCTACGGCCCCGAGTCGGGGGGGAAGACCACCCTCGCCCTCACCATCCTGGCCCAGGCCCAGAAGCAAGGCGGGGTGGCGGCCTTCGTGGACGCGGAGCACGCCCTGGACCCCATCTACGCCCAGAAGCTCGGGGTGAAGGTGGAGGACCTCCTGGTCTCCCAGCCGGACACCGGGGAGCAGGCCCTGGAGATCGTGGAGCTCCTTGCCCGCTCGGGGGCGGTGGACGTGATCGTGGTGGACTCCGTGGCCGCCCTGGTGCCCAAGGCCGAGATTGAGGGGGACATGGGGGACCAGCACGTGGGCCTCCAAGCCCGGCTCATGAGCCAGGCCCTGAGGAAGCTCACCGCCGTCCTCTTCAAGAGCAACACCGCCGCCATCTTCATCAACCAGGTGCGGGAGAAGGTGGGGGTCATGTACGGCAACCCCGAGACCACCCCGGGGGGGAGGGCCCTCAAGTTCTACTCCAGCGTGCGCCTGGACGTGCGCAAAAGCGGCCAGCCCATCAAGGTGGGCAACGAGGCCGTGGGCATCAAGGTCAAGGTAAAGGTGGTGAAGAACAAGCTGGCCCCGCCCTTCCGGGAGGCCGAGCTGGAGATCTACTTCGGCCGGGGCCTGGACCCGGTGATGGACCTGGTGAACGTGGCGGTGGCGGCGGGGGTCATTGAGAAGGCCGGCTCCTGGTTCTCCTACGGGGAACACCGGCTGGGCCAGGGCAAGGAGAAGGCGGCGGACTACCTCAAGGAGCGCCCCGAGCTCCTGGAGGAGATCCGCGCCCGGGTCCTGGAGCGGGCCGGGGAAGTGGTGCTCGTGGCGAGCGAGGAAGAGGGGGAGTAG